The following nucleotide sequence is from Synchiropus splendidus isolate RoL2022-P1 chromosome 1, RoL_Sspl_1.0, whole genome shotgun sequence.
GCCAAAGCTTGTATTCATCTATTCAGCTAGGCTTCTGTCTACAAGGGACTAGTTTTGTTCCAATAATCATCTCTCTGGTTTAAAAATGCCGGGCCTTGGTTTGTCTTGTACAGAACAATGGAAAACTGTTAATAGTTTGAAGAAAGATTTGAAGCAGCAGTGCAACATTCCGCCCAAATTCCCTGCGATTTGTGCGGCTCAGAGTCTCGTAGGACAAACATTTCAGAAGCCGAAACCTTGAGAAGTGACCCGAAGGCCAAACCGGGCGACTGTGGTTGAAATGATGAGGCATGCTGCAGACTCGTTTGAATTTAAAACTGCTTGAATGTGAAAGCCGGGAGCCACGCTGACCCTCCCTCCCTTCGCTTTTACTGAGCTTCTATCATTTACGCAACCTTTCACTGAGTCACCGCTCTTCACAAAGAGCCACACTCATAGCAACAGCATCATACATAAATCGAGCCGTGCTGAATAAGTGGGCTCTCTGCGCCTGCTGTTTTCTTAAACGCACACATGCGATCACCTTGCCTTTTAAGTGCTTCGCTACAGACATTGTTTGTTTGGTTCGCCAGAGCTGCCGTGTTCACCCCGACGTGCAGAACCAAATCTTCTCAAACTACCTTGCTGGCCAGGAGCCAGGGGGAGGCTGCCGCGCCTCATTATCTCATCACAGcccctgctccagcagctgcagttttAACCTGAAAAATGTTGCACACAACAACTCCTCAGTATCAGGGCTGTTACTCTACAGCGGGGGTGGGTGATGGATGCTTCGAAGGGCCCAGGGTGTGTCTGAGGAAGCAAATAAGCAGAAGTAGACGTTTGACACATAAAGAAGTAGTtgaaaggaataaaaaaaaacaacagaaaagccCCTATGCTGACGTTTTGATGGTTGGGGGGAAGCCCTGGtgatggaaagaaaagaaaatattgctCTGCTAAAAGCGGGTGGGGTGAGGGTACGAACATGATTTGATCATTTAAGCGCCTCAATTCTCCACTCAATCATGCATGAGCCCATCTGTTGTGTTTATAAGAAACCACCCAGCGATCAAAGAGCCTCCTCCCTTGGTTTCATGTGCAAAAAGATTGACACAAATAACTCAGATTCATCTGGTATGAACTTTCCTTGAGAGAGTAGAGAACATTTTTTCAACCACCAACTTCAGATGCACCACATTATAGAATTTGATGCCGTAACCATAagaaaggtcagaaggagctccattgtgtctttgtggacctggggaaagcgtacgacagagtgccaagagaagagttgtggtgttgtatgaggaagtctggagtggcagagaagtatgttggagtggtgcaggacatgtatgagaGGTGTGCTGAaggtgtcacagaggagttcaaggtggaggtgagactgcaccaaggctcagctctgagcccctgcttgtttgccatggtgatggacaggttgacagatgaggttaaaCAAGAAGCCCCTtagacgatgatgtttgcagatgacattgtgatctgtggtgcgAGGAATGAAGGTtggccgcagtaagacggaatacatgtgtgtgagtgagagggacccaagtggacaggtgaagttacaggatgcagagataaagaaggtgaagtacttgggctcaactgtccagggcaatggagggtGTGAAAAAGAGgggaagaagcaggtgcaggcaggatagAATCgttggagaaaagtgtctggtgtgatgtgtgacaaaagggtgaaggatgaaagggaaagtgtccaaaaaggtggtcaggccagcaatgttgtatggtttggaaacagtggcactgaggaaaagacaggaggcagcgctggaggtagcagagatgaagatgctgaggttcgatctgggagtgagcaggatggatgggATCAGGAAGCGGTAGATCAGAGGGTGGTCAGGTGttgaagtcagagaggctagactgacttcataaaaaaaaaaaacttcaggatagaagcacaaaaatgttGTTCTGTGCGCTAATCTATGCAGTGAAGAGTTCACTCAAAATCTCAAAAACTCATTCCTGCCATAATGGTTTCATCGGTACATGCTAATCTACCCCTGTGTTAGTCAATATGTGAAACACAGTTCAACACCGATTATTCATGGTTCCTCTTGGGTTTTCCTCCAGACGTGACGATGGACTCCTTCAGCACCAAAAGCTTAGCTCTGCAGGCGCAGAAGAAGCTGATGAGCAAAATGGCCACCAAGAGCATGGCCAACCTCTTCATCGACGACACCAGCAGTGAACTGCTGGACGAGCTGTACCGGGTCACCAAGGAGTACACCCGCAACCGCAAGGAGTCCCAGAAGATCATCAAGAACCTGATCAAGATGGTGGTGAAGCTGGGCGTCCTCTACAGGAACAACCAGTTTAACAGCGATGAACTTGTCGTGGTGGAAAACTTCAGGTCAGCGCAACAACAAAATACCGACTCTGATCCCattttctccttctttctctttcggcttctcccttcaggggtcaccaaagtagttcatcttcctccatctcaccctgtcctctgcttcctcttctctcaaacctacaaacctcatgtcctccttcatcacctccatcaatctcctctttggccttcctctccaccttctgcctggcagttccaacctcaacatcttcctaccaatgtactggctctctctccgcTGCACATGtcaaaaccatctccatctagccttgctgactttgtctcctaaacacctgaccacatatgctgtccctctgatctactacTTCCTGATcccatccatcctgctcactcccagagagaacctcagcatcttcagctctgctacctccagctctgcctcctgtcttttcctcagtgccactgtttccaaaccatacaacattgctggcctcaccacccttttgtacaccttccctttcatccttgccaacaaCCTTTTGTGACTGatgacacctgacacttttctacAAACTCTGATCCAGTTTTCTGAATGTGCCAATATAGTTTTATAGAGTTATAGAATTACTGCCTTGATTTAAGCTTGATAAGGGGAAAAGCTTCCGTGATCTCCTGCGAGGATTGAGGCGAATGAGTTTTACTCCAGAAATACGGTTGAAAAAAGACTTTTTGCCACGAGACATTGCTGGCCATCTCCAACAGAAGCCAGAGTTTGTTTCGGTCACAGCGTCTTTAAGTGGTGAATAAGCTCTAAATTAGAGCTGGGAGAAACGGTCCCGACAAAGGTCCGGTGAGGGCGCCGCTGACATTTGAAAGTAGATGCCCACCTCCACACCACAAGCAGGACGGCGCCGACGGTAACTAACGGCTGTTTACTGTGTCAGGAAGAGCGGCAGTGATATTTGATATCAACTCCTCCAGAAAAGTGTCAGCTGGGCTCCGTGTGGGTGGCGTTAATGACCACCTGCACAGCTCCGCCAGCCCGACATCATTCCTCTTAATGGCGTGCTGCGGGCGCCGGCTCAGACTGCTGGTCAGCAGCACTTTCCTTGACTCTCAGATCATAATGGCTGGGTCTGAGGGGCCGAAAGCAAGGTCTGAGAGCGTTTCAGCTGCCCTCTCTGAACTGTTATTAAGCCATGAGAGGCTGATTAAATAATTCAGCTTGTGCAGATTTAACAGAAAAAGACTGGGATTATTAGGTCTCTATGTGGAGGAACTTAATGTGCTGTGCTGGTGTGAGGCCTGAAtgatggtgtccagcaggaCGGCAACATGACACAATGTGTCTATAAACCTCCGGCTCAAAGGTTACTGCTTTTCTTGCCTTCGCCTCATCTATCtgcatttctctctctctttcatcgGTGTCTCTTCTGACATCTGCTCTTCTGGTTTCAGTCTCCTTTTTGTCTGTTCTGGTTTGGCATCTCCCTCATCTTGCTTTACCTCCCTCCGTCTCCCCTCGTGTCTCCACTTGTGCCTCCTCAAAGTCTCTTCAAAGTTCATTTTCCTACCCATcacccttcctcctcctgcctgcTCTCTTGCTTGTGCTCCTCAACCTTTCCTTCTTTACCGCCTCTTTTGTTCTCCTCTCACCTCCACTTGTTTTCTTACCGTCTCATGATCTCCTGCGTGTCCTTCGTCCTCACCCAGCCGGTGTCCTCGTCTCCTCTCTCCAGAAAGACGACCTTTTCTCAGACGTCTTTATATGGCCCTCATTATCCCGCCTTGTTTACTGCTTTCTTCTTGTCTCTTTATATCTCCcccatctatttttttatttcctcgtctgcttttgtttctccccctcctctcaaGTTTGACTTTCTTGAGTCCCTTCGTCCTTACACGCCTTATCTTTCGTTCTCTCTCGCATTTTTGCCTCAATCTTGTTTCATCTTCCTCTCAAGATCTTCTCTGTGTATAAGTGGTTTCGTCCTTCTCCCATCTTTCATAGACTCCCTGATGCCgtcttctcttcttcatctcctcaacCACCTTTCCGTCTTGTCTCCCATCATTTCCCCCACATCTCTCATGTCCCTTCTGTCTTGGTTCATCTGACCCCCGCCTTCCCCTTTCTCTGATCCATACTTCTCTCTCTATCACAACACCTAGCAAACTGTCCTTTACTTTCCCCAAAATCCACTTGTCTTCTGTTTCCGAGCTTCTCGTCTTGCCTCTCTTCACTCTCGTATGGCCATCCCTAGTTTCCCCTCATCCCCAATCATTTCTCCCTTTCACTGGTCATCTCTCCTAATCTCCCCTTCTTTCTCCTCATCTTTAATTGTCTTCTCTCGCCCCTCCCCATCATTCATCTGACCGTCATCACTTTTCACCGTCCCCACTCGCCTCATCCGACTTCGCCTCTCCCGGCATCCACCCCCCATTTGTCTCCGCTTCCCTCTTTCTAGCCTTCTACTCCTCCCTCGTGTCCCCTTTTGTCCTGCTCTTGATTCCCTCTTTGTCTCCTCGGAgtctccagcagcaggtttCGGGCAGGCGTCACCATGAACCGATTTCTGAAGCTCGTGAAATTCTTTGCGTCGAAAACCCACCAGGCAGCAGTTTCTATTTTTACCCGGCAGATTGGACTGCGCTTCTGTCTCACCAGTCAGAAATAGACTCTGAcgtcttcctccttttcctcctccttctgtctccCAGGAAGAAAGTCCACACCCTGGCCATGACCGCCGTCAGCTTCCACCAGATCGAGTTCACCTTCGACCGCCGTGTCATGAGCGCCATCCTCAACGACTGCCGCGAGCTGCTGCACCAGGCCATCAAGCGCCACCTGACCACCAAGAGCCACTCGCGCATCAACCATGTCTTCAATCACTTCGCCGACTGTGACTTCCTGGCCACCCTGTACGGGCCGTCGGAAGTGTACCGCGCTCACCTGCAGCGGATCTGCAACAGCATCAACAAGATGCTCGACGAGGGCAACCTTTGACCTCTGCTCATCAAACTCCTCAAATATTACCAGAAAAcagacctgttttttttgtttttttacgaTGTGTACCTTTCAAACACTGATAATCTGGTTGCTAGTAAATCCAAAGTAAAATCCAAAGATATTTTCTAAATGAATGTATACTTTCACACCATCAGGAGCCTGGTCTAGTGAAGTTCAGTTTCTCAAAACAGCCCCATCTGTGGGAGGTTTGTGTCACAGAGGCTGGTGCGCCACGGGGCAGAATGTTAACCTGAAATGCCCAGCGATTGGAAGGACTgatgactttttgttttgtttcagaaaTTGTTATTGCACTCGACCCAGACAGAGCGCTGTACTGTACCTTCCTGCAATCATGGAACTATGTGAACTATGAGTAATCCTGCTTAGAAGGCATTTACTGCTCTTGCACTGAACTCCACTCGGTAGCGTGGCCGAGCTCTCGCTCAGTCGGAACCGATAAACCCGCTCTGGCTTTTTGATGGTTTGGTTTATAGCCACCACAATAACGGTGAGGTATTTGGGTCAGCCGAGGACCGGCGAACACAGAAGGATTTGCCACGCGCCGCCTTCCCGTCGCTCACAGACGGACTTTATTTCGGCATCATGCACGGGAATATTCCTCATTGATGTCTGAGGCCGTCGTTCCTCTTCAGCACCGTTGCCTCAAGTGTCCCCCGCTAAAGCGCTTCATTTTAAATTCTCACTGATCTGCAGCAGAATGACTCCCAAATGCATGGAAAGGTAAAAACGTTGCTGCGATTAGAGCAGAGACGCACGCTGCACCTGATTGTGTGCTCTGCCTCTGCAATTCTCTCCCCCTCAAAAGGGGTTGGAAGGAAAGTGACCTGAAACGTGCGTTTGTCGACCAGCCAGTCCGCTTCATGTGACAGAAGTCTCCGTCTGACTTGGCCCAACGCGAGTCGTTTAGCAGAGTCAAAAATGCTGCTTCCTCCGTATGAAGCTACAAGCGAAGCGTCAAACAATCGCCTCTTccctttttgtctgtttttgtatCGCTGAGCCCGACTGGGAGATTGGCTTGTGCTGCGGCCTGATTTTGTATTCCGTCTGTAGGGTGCAGGCGAATGCATGCGCGCCTATTTGCGTGTGAACCTGTGAGAGAATTGGAAATTGAGCCGTGTAATAAGTGCAGTGCTTCTCCAGATAGGATTTCAGTAACTTCATCCACAGCAGCTCTgacgaaggaaaaaaaaagagactgacGTTGATCAAAACGGTCTTTTTCCAGAGCTTGACAAAACTGCGTACGATGGATGACTGTGACTCTTCAAATGAAGACGTTAAAGCTGTTGTTTCAGTCAAACATCAATTCGAAGTTCATCATCTTTGAAGACCATTTCCTCACTCCTCAGGTTTGCCATCCGTGGCACCAATGCAAAAAGTGAAAGAAGCCCTTTTTGTTCAACTATAGCGCTTATCCAagcttgttttaatattttgttttttgtgaattTTGATCTTCTCTCTTGTGTACAGTTTCTGTGTCTCTTTAATGTATCCGTTCACAACAgttataatacattttttttaaacaaaacctGCCTCTTTTGTTCTTGTGTTTGGCGCACTATTTCCTGAGAGGCCTTTCACACCGGCACAGTTGTGACGCCATTCTGGATTCTCAGAACCTTGGTGATTTTTATCCAACCAGCCTGCGGGATCAAAGTCGCAGTGCGCTGAAGAGTGTTGCTCCAGCGGAGgtgaatataaatacaaatacaaatagaaAGTATTAGCTGCTTGAACTGTTGAATATGACATGCCAGCCAATTATGACAAATGTTCTATTTTTAGCTTCTGAATCTTATCGTAACGGCTGGTTCAAAGTTATGTTCAGGAACCAGCGCTGAGCTGTAACAGTGTGGAAGGCTTCTGGGTGGCTTTGTAATGTTCTGTCAAGACAAAGAAGATGGCATCGCCACATTACCACAACCCAACCTGAACAGAGAAACATAGACGTTATAGTGGACAGATGACAAGGTGGAGTAGTTATTACAAGTCACACTTCACTACAAACTGACAGAAAAGACCCCCCTATGGTGAGTTTCCACCAGTGTAGAGTTGGCCATCCAAATCTTAACATATACTAGTGTGAGGCTTCTGTTAGCAGTAGCAGCACTTAGCACAAAGGTCCCAGCGAACACAAAAATCCTGGTAACTTTTCATATCACTGTCAGCAACACGACCAGCGTGAACCGACATTTTCATACAGtgtgttgattaaaaaaatatgtatgatAATTATTCACAAAATTTAGTGGAGGGTTATGAAATCAAACATGACTCACAACTTAAGTGTCTCAACAAAGTGCTTGTCATTTACTTCAACTATTAGAGTTCACTTTATTGTGTTAGATGTTGTGATTCTTTACTAACAGAGCTAAATAAAACTGAATTACCTCCACAAGTTTCCTTGCCCGTGTCGGCCATTCATCATCAGACTGATAGGGTGGTGGCAGGAGATATAGGTGACTAAGCCCATCATAGATTTAGTCATCCAAAACTAGGCTGAGACTAAAAGATTTCAGGTGACTAATAAGACTGACCTCAGGAGTGCATGGCCGTGTCATGGCTGTGAAAATAAGGATAAGAATTTCTCACGGAACAAACTGGTGAGCACAACACTATTGTTGTTGGATTCGTTGGAACCGTGAAACCGATGTCCGACGTTGAAAAGTCAGTGAAGTAGAGGACGACTCCCAGACGCGTCCATGAATGATTCATTGCATTGGAAGGACATGATGGTGGCCTCACAGAGAAAACATAAAAGCATCTGGGTCTTCTTTGTCCTTCTGTTTGACcatgtgtctgtctgttctCCTGGCGCTTGGGTTTCCTCTGAtcgctccagtttcctcccacagtccaaaaaagtGATGACTCTCATTTGTGCGTTGGTGTGAGTCAGCATGCGTGTggttgtccagggtgtcccctggcTCTCACTGTGTGTGGCCAACCCCAGAACGGGAGGAATCGCCGGAGGATGCATGACTGTTATGACAGTGTGAGATAAAGACAGCAATACTCATGAGTTCCCCTCCCAACAGCCAGGCCAAGCATCGTATCACCGAGAAACAAAAGCCTCATTTTTCTCTCCAAAAAATCCTGCGTTCCGTTTTAAGGATGGCCTAATTATAGCTGACCCAATCCATTCACCccaaccccccacccccctcctctctctgcctGCATTGTTGGGGAACCATTAAAGTAAACACATCTGAGTCACAAACAATTCCAGTCTGGGTCATTCGTTTCCACTTCCTGCAGGCCCACGCTGCAGTCAGTGGCAGGACAGGAAATTAGTCAGCCGCAGAGCTTCCCTGCCCGCGCTGGATCCAGTCTCAAGTTGAATCTGTCATTGACTTTGCTGCTCATCTGGCTTTGGGACGATAATTTGGCCTGAAGCTCATCTGATGATCCGCCCGGCGGCACACTTGAAAGGCTGCTGCAGTACTTAGAGCTCTATTATCCTCTAATGGTCATTATCTCAACACTGGCTTTTTTTCCTGAGCACCCTGCTCTGGATGACCACGCTTCTGCTTCAGATCTGTCACTCTTTGCTTTGTACTCgcaacaaaatgaatgttttaaagCATAGTTGAAAGACCAAATGGTTTTCTGTGAAGTGATGGGAAGCTGAAAAGTAAGTTATGCTGAAAATGTAAGGACACAGCGTATCATCAGACACTGTCCCCCGGGCGACCTGGCAAAGGTGATCTGGCCCGAGTCAGCATGAACACAGAGGCCCCAAGAGACGGTGCAAGGACTGTCCTGCGAAGCCTCTGCAGCTCACCTCATCAGCGTGCCTCCAACCCCTGCACTAATAT
It contains:
- the tnfaip8l1 gene encoding tumor necrosis factor alpha-induced protein 8-like protein 1 produces the protein MDSFSTKSLALQAQKKLMSKMATKSMANLFIDDTSSELLDELYRVTKEYTRNRKESQKIIKNLIKMVVKLGVLYRNNQFNSDELVVVENFRKKVHTLAMTAVSFHQIEFTFDRRVMSAILNDCRELLHQAIKRHLTTKSHSRINHVFNHFADCDFLATLYGPSEVYRAHLQRICNSINKMLDEGNL